The following coding sequences are from one Anolis sagrei isolate rAnoSag1 chromosome 6, rAnoSag1.mat, whole genome shotgun sequence window:
- the LOC132779295 gene encoding diamine acetyltransferase 1-like → MSFVVRPCAPKDLKDILRLIKEIAVIYNVPLTQLYTNVDVLHKHGFGERPKYECFVAEAPPEQKSKEGHTIIGYVLSTYTYSTWKGRNLYIDNFYVMPEFRGRRIGKKLMCLAAEAAWRRGCTELRMHSSSEKPENHAILQRWKAEDLSSKHGWHLLRFYNDTLKRRAAQSKV, encoded by the exons ATGAGTTTCGTTGTGCGTCCCTGCGCTCCCAAAGACCTGAAGGACATCCTACGTCTTATTAAG GAAATTGCGGTGATCTACAACGTCCCGTTGACCCAACTGTACACTAATGTGGATG TGCTTCACAAACACGGATTCGGGGAGCGACCCAAATATGAGTGTTTTGTGGCCGAAGCTCCTCCGGAACAGAAAAGCAAGGAAG GCCATACTATCATTGGCTACGTCCTATCCACATATACCTATAGTACCTGGAAAGGGAGAAACCTTTATATCGACAACTTCTACGTCATGCCGGAATTTAGAG GGAGGCGCATTGGGAAGAAGCTCATGTGCTTAGCTGCAGAG GCGGCTTGGAGACGGGGCTGCACCGAATTACGAATGCATTCTTCGTCCGAAAAGCCGGAAAACCACGCCATTTTGCAGCGCTGGAAAGCGGAAGACCTCAGCTCCAAACACGGCTGGCACCTTCTCCGCTTCTATAACGACACCCTGAAGAGGCGGGCTGCCCAGAGCAAGGTCTAG